CGTTTGTGCAAAGAGACCTTTGACTTAGTCAACGACCCGGCGGTCGAACCGGGTTAAACCAGAAACCCGGCCGGTTTTGGCCGGTTTTGTCACTAACCGGATTTTATGGAAAAATTATATTGCTATTGTTGGAACTCGAACTTCAAACCTCTACCCCAACACTACCGCCTGCTTACCACTAAACTACTTCCAAATATGTTGATATAGTAGCTTTATTATGATATATAAatgttttttcaattctatctttttttctctaaaacaaatttatttggaatcttttaataaaaatttattaccctccaaactctataagttataaaatgaattccaaaaataacatattacataattcatttaaagacaaatattatttttaataattttttacacttaaaattcataaataagctagataattacactaaatatagataaaattttacacttgaagtttggtatattaataaataactgtatatttgattgattcttatatgaattaattattttataacaaattaaattaaatgagcttTTGTTATggcattatttattacaatttatatcatatatcttatataaataattatgaaatataatatttaaatttatgtagtgacccaccggttcaaccactcacccaccggttcaaccagtaacccgttgacccacctcCTTCGCCGGGTTCCTTCCCGggttgggtttaataactatgctcaTAAGTATATAACAGTTAAAAACCATTAGAGAACACATAATGATTACAAAAAATTAGGAGTAATAgttgcaaaaaaaataaatattttaaatcaaACAGTGACAATACTAGGTTGTAACTAACGGCTATACAATGTTATCAGTGACAACAATTGCAAAGTTGTCAAAGAAAGTGCTATTAATACTGACAACTTTTAGAAAGTTGTCATTGTTGCATTTTCCCGTTCTCTCCATGGCTCTTGGCGGGAATCGAACTGTGACGACAATGCAAGGTCGTCACTGGTGTGTTGGCTTCCTTAACTCAATTGTGATAACTTTCTGTATTGTGGTTAAAGGATCCCATTCTGTGACAATTGTTTTTCGTCGCTgagaaatgttgtcactaataaccaaatttcttgtagtgggGGTAAAACAAGGTACGCTGTCTACTGTACTCTATATTGTTACTCTGATAAAAAAGCTCTCattgacttgaccgtcggagtgtcGCGGAGGAACCAGCCCTGCCTTTCACCTCTCTTCGCAGGTCAGTTCGCACacgtctctctctttctttatcCCGTTCCTACCCAGTTCGCCCAGCTCGTGCGGTACAATTCGGATCTTGCTTCGGCAGTCGCATCACATGTATTGTCGATAAAATAgataaacaaaaacaattttgaTATCACTTTGCTCTCTTGAGAAAAAAATATGGTAATAGATCAAACCTCCTATATATACTTAGCACTTGAGTAGGAGATGACTAATTCTAGATCAAAGAATAGAATTTTGAACTTAGGTTGGATTCAGCATTTAAGGAGATACTAATAAAATGGACAACATTAATCATTTGTAATCACGAATCAACCACCAGTTAACAATATTTGAATATACATTGTTATAGCTCTTATTTCCATCCAACCGAGTATCGACATCTCATGTgacatttcctcaaaacaaaaaaaaaatgtggcaTAGGAGTGTAAATGAATCTAATAAAACTGAACACCCTAATGCTcaaatttgtttgattattttaacgagtttaaaattttgatcaattttgatttatttatttgccGAATCGAATTTGAACGAATTTTTTTATCAAGTTTAAAAGTTATCGAACATGAAATACTGTTTAAACTACTCTTGACTGGTTGACAAACAAACTCTTATCAAATCGAATTCGATTCAGATATTAAATAATTTAATTCATCTTTCAATTCTAACGTGACATTACATCTCCAAAAACTCGTTCTAAAGTATGTAATGGAACGGAGAATCGGCCTACCAACAATGGTAAGATACTAGATTTTTAACCTCTCTTATGGGCCTCGATTGTCTGAAGTCCATAAACTCCTGATGTATATTCCTCAAGTCCGAGCCCAGTTGAAATGCATACTTGATTTGTTGATTAAGGTTCTGTTTTGCCGGAAACAACTTGCAAGGACTATTAGTAGGGACAATTGTGGGGCAGTGTCATGTGCAGGCCCAAAGGTTCCAACATGCTGCGGTGCTCAATGGCTGTAACTTTTATGGCCTGAAAGTAATAGGGAAGTATAAATGTTAGAAACATTGTAATTTTGAAAGTTATAAATTActtcaaatcttttttttttaagcgtAAGTGGAAGATTCCTCTCACTCATACTTCCTTTACTGTATTAACTAAGTTATCCCTCCTTAATAAACTACTTCTAAtcactaatttttaaaatatatcacTATTTATCCATCACCTTGTGAGCACTTTTGTGAATTTTTAAAATTCCAAGTGATACAAAGTAACAATTGAAAGAGTTTATATACGTAACTTTCAAAGTTAACATTATCTGTAATGTCACCAGAATCGTATATAATATCTTGTAACAATTGTTAAGTTAGGTTTTTAAGTGACATTTTATTAAACACACAATTTCTAAATTGTTAGAAGCTAATCAAACTATGATACTCCACAAGACAAGTTTTATCAACTTGTGAAGGGAAAGAGAATAAAACAAGAAGACTGTTTTCCAATTAAACAAATTCGATGTTGCACGGTTTACACTAGCAATGAAGTTTGAAGAATGTATCCATTATCATCGGGAGACCACAAGTTGTCTCGATATCCCGAGTCCGAGTCCTCGTCCCGGCAACTTCTCTTTGTGAACAACAATTTATAGTCGATTAATCGCATTTCTTGATGAAGTTGCTTGATGAAACTCCACATTAAAGGTGAAAATCTTGACCAAATTATCTTGATTCAAATATCCTCGATGGTCTTACGTATATAATATAGTGTGGAAGTATTTGCTTCGTTTTGACCAGCTGTTTTTTTATCGAATTGCACCATATATGTTTCAACATATTTGaaattttagagaaaaaaaaagggaaattttggAGAATGAATACAAAACCACCTATTTGGTAGTAGTTAAGAgaaagaaaactgaaaatgagaATATTCTTAAACCCGGCAATGAAGTGAAAGAAAATTGAAGCCATCAATAAATTTTCACGAATTGTCACACTTATAAATATAATTCAAAAGGTTAACAAGAAGGACACATTCATAATAGGACTAAATTGCTGAATATTTTTCTTTAAGGACTCCGAAACAACACATATCGATTAcactttttcttctcttttcaaaCAACAAGGCCTTTGTCGTAGCTTTATTATTTATGAAGAGCAAGGGCTTTATGCGGAATAGCATAATTAATTGGCAAAAACTTGAGTACACATTGTATATTAGTCCTCGTTACTCAAATTTTGTCACATATTCATGGTacatttaatatttgaattgATGAGTTGGCGTGACAAAATTTGAATTACTTCGATCTAGGGAAGATCTGCTCTAGTTTTTGCATAATTACTTCACTGTTGTTCTTGTTTTTCTATATTATGAAGTATTAAATTTTGTCGAGATTGACGTAGtaataaaaaaagaaactgACGAGGACAATAATTTACTaatctttttgaaaatttcagtagCAAGGAAAGACTAGATACCAAAATCAAAAcgaaaagttaaaaaatatttaatcaacGGAGCAGCCGGATGAGACAACCTTAGATTCCCGTGCAAGCGGATGATATTTTAGATGCGTTCTGTGTGCCAAAATAGAAGGCCCATGTGATTCATATGCGGTAAAAAATTTGGAGAATGAATTTTGTACGCAGCAATTTCAGTGCCCATTTTAACCATACTGAGCCTTAAAATTGTAAGTTATTACAACAGGAAATATATGCAAGAAAATCAACCGCAATGCTCCACCAAAAAGGTAAGGAAAAAAAACCACTAAACTCAACAATTTATAGCTTTTAAACTCTTTGCTGTAGCCGggcatcatatatatatatgtacttcAAATACCTTGTTTAATGATGTatagagctttttttttttttttgaaggatgaTGTATAGAGCTTACTCTATGCTGAATGATGCCACAAGAAACTTGGGCAGGTAAACCAAATGCATGCACTATGAAGGATTAATTGATTCTTTTGGGTACATTGCATTCGCTTGCTGCAAGAGCACATCCGGTCAAAGAGAATCCTTCATCTTCATAGTATTTGACAAGGCCCTACATCACAAAGATTTTTGTAACTCATTAAAGAACTTTgacaaaataatgaaaatatttGAGAAGcaaatgttctttttttttttcttcttcaataGGCAATATCcctattattcttttttttttttttgtcttattTAGGCTAAAAGAGGAGTGTCGGATTCGAGCCCTCctctaagattttttttttaactgtagAATGGGATATTCAAACCCTCAACCTACTGCCTAGAAAGAAATTTTTAATGTCCAACTTGCCTGAGACAAGTTGGTTGGGAAGCAAATGTTcatttgaggcattttattctttggttcttttattttgaaccATGCACCTATAGTCAATTAGTCAAATGGAGGTCACCCTCGCAGCTGAAAACTTTAAATGCCACTTGAAAAGTTCACACAATTAAATGTCGTAGAGGCGGCTACTTACTTGCTACggtacaaaagaaaaacaagttgCGGCTTCCAGTTTCAGAATAGTTCCCAACCTGAATGAATCAATTTTCCAGAACACCAAAGACGAGTTCTGATTTCTGAGCAAATTGTCAACTTGCAAAGATGAAAAGCAACTACTCCGTTTCAGGTCTtgaaaactagaaactaaaaattctcaaaaaaaaaaaaaaaactggaaactaaaaaccaaaaggaaaaaaaaaattataataattcCAAAGGGACTAAAGATTAGGGCCGGGAGATCATTGAACTAATAAAGGAAAACCGTGACTTTACTCAACTCACCAGAAATGACTAatcctaagttttttttttttttaaaattattgatAAGGGTACAAGAATTTTGCATGCCTTTTCAGCTGAATGGGGTCCATAAATAAATTATGAAAAAACAATTCTTTGGACACGTGTGCCGTGTACTCCATTCTTAGATATTTTGTGACTATCTATCTTCGATGAGTAATATGTCAATAAATGTGTGTGTGATATCACCTAATATTGACTAAAAAAAACCATATGCAATTCCGTCTTTAGCTTGGGACATTAATTATTCTAAAACTATTTTAAGTAGAGTACATAAATAAAAATTGCATGCCTATCTTGGTAGAGACTATTTATTAGTATTTTTTAATCATGTACTAAGACTACTATTGGTGACAGTACTCTGTGGCAGTACTATTAAAATATCTCTTTACTTTAGTCCTCTCCAAAGGCTAGAAACAGTCAGGAAAAGCCAATGATACTTGCTACTAGATAGATTAGTCAGCTATCCAAAAGCCAAAAGGGACCCCTTTCGGGTCAATGGCACGTATTGAAACTTGTTTGACaaattcttctctctctctctctccctggACCCCACTCCCCCTACCCCCAAAATCTGGTCTGAAATTCCAAGCATCACCAACACGCTGGGTAACAGTGGGACTCTAATCCGTCTTCCACCACCACTCTCTCCCACCTCCCTTGACCTCCCAACCCCGTCTGAGTCGCCTTACGCGTCGATGTGCCATTGGCACGTGGTACCACGCGCCATAGAGAAAGATGGGATTGCATCGTAGAATACTCTGAGTCTTCCCAACAAAAACTTTCTTACCAAACCGAAGAAAGTAACAAAGTGCTGCAAAAATGCCAAAGCTCCCCCATTTCAAAGTACCCCTCTCTCTTCTCCATTcactcatctctctctctctctctctctctgtattTATCAAGCTTCATTTTTCaactctttcttctttcttttctttctttccttctttcatTCTTTCAAGTTTTCAACCTTcactctctctgtctctctctctctcacacacacacacacacacgcagcAATTCAACAATGGAGAACTCAACAAGGCTTCAAGAAAACCAGAACCCATGTTTGCTTCCGTCCCCGAAGAGCTATAGCACCAATAGTTCCAGCAGCAGCACCAGCAGCAATGGACTTCACCACCATCACCACCACGGCCAACTCCCTCCGCCACCCACCCCACCACCTCAGGCTCCCGTGCCCATCACCAGATCCGAACCGAACAACCCGTACCCGACTACCTTCGTCCAAGCTGATACCTCCTCCTTCAAACAAGTCGTCCAAATGCTCACCGGATCTTCCGAGACGGCCAAATTGGCATCCGGATCTTCCCGACCCGAACCCGGATCAGCCCCCGTGAAGAACCACGCCATCCCGCCCATCAAGACCGGGCCCAAGAAGGAGAAGTCAGCCTCCCGGCTGTATGAACGGAGGAAAAGTCTGATGAACTTCAAGCTCAGCCCTTTGGCACCAGGATTGGTGAGTAGGCCCGAATTTTCCTCCAATTCGCCCCGACCCGTCACACCGGAGATCTTGTCGCCGAGTCTGCTTGATATTACTTCTCTAGTGCTCAGCCCGGTTACACCGCTGATACCCGACCCGTTCAACAGATCTCCTCATAGTGGGTCGAGTACTAATAGTAATTTGGACGTCGAGGCTGAGGACAAAGCTATCGCTCAAAAGGGATTTTATTTCCACCCATCACCCTCAAATACTCCTAGGGATTCGGAGCCCCGACTATTACCCCTATTTCCGGTGACTTCACCTAGAGTCTCAGGTTCTTCAAGGTCTGAttcttaaattattttttttctttttctttcttttttcccgtTCTACTTTTTGATGTGTAACGATTTCATATGTAAAACCACATAGATATGATATGATTTGGAATTGACGAGGCCctcgcaaaaaaaaaaggaaaaaaagaagcaattgGAAGGCAATGTTGTTGTCATATCAAGTAATATCTGTAATTGGCAAATTGGGAAGAATGGATGGGGGttgtataattttataattCCATCTCAAATTTCTTGCATTGGCTATTTTCTCGTCGGTTTACAATTTTCTGAAAAAGGCTGAAGGTTTTTTCCCCATCTCTGTTACGTTGGCATGATAAAATAATGCTAAAGGTTTCCTTCTGCTTTTCTTACTGCTTTTGAACATTATTGACTGCTGCTTAATTGTGAGCATTGGTGAGCTCAGGTGTTAAAGTTACGCTTCAGGCAAAAGTCTGGTGTTAAGAATTTTCTCGCGCCCATTATTAATAGCAtatcttttttttgggggggggggggggaccgGGGGGTGCCCTTGGAtaccaaaaataaattaaaaaataaataaataaaagaaagaaagatgtgGTAAGCAAGAGTTTGACCGTGTTAATTAGAATGAATAAATCACTGAACCTAATATAATTATGAATGTTAATTGTGGGGTATTAACGAAAACTTTTTAACTAGTCAAGAAAGCAGAGCGCACATGGTATGGAGCAaataaaagagaggaaaaaggggAAAGTGGGTTTTGGCCTTTGGGGGAAGGGAATGGAGGCGGGGGGAGGTTGGAAGTAATTATCAAGTGGGATTAGCAAATGGTCCTAGCTGTCAATGGAGGAGTAGAAGCATAGGCAAGGAATCTTGACTCTTTTGTTGTTGTGTTTTGCAATTGAAGGAAGATGCCAAGATGGGGCAGGCACGCAGCATACTAGTCTTCTACGTGCTTATTTTATAAGCATCCAATTATTTTCTCTAATCATGATTGCtacttactttttctttttctttttctttttttttcatatatagcGGCATGAACAGTAGTATAAACTATTATGTTATGTAGCTCATGCCACTGTAGTTGTTTATTTCTGTCACAGCATCCTCTTTTGTTCTAGTACTATTGGAAACAGCCCTCCAcagttcctcctcctcctcctcttcccccttcccccccacaacaaaagcaacaaacacaaaacaaaaaatccccacaacaaagaaaaaagacCAAAAAAGTTATAAAAACTAGGGAGTAACAAAAAGAAGCTTTTAGTTGGCATCTGAAAAGGGTTCAAGATTATAACTTTTGCCTGAGTTCTCGAGTATTCGAGTAGTGGGGTGCGATTGGAGCTGTATGTCAATTTCAAGAGCACGATTAGACGCAGTAATAACTCTCGGGGAAGAATAAATGACGAATTTATTTTAGAATATTTGTATGGTGTTTCGTAGGCTCGTAGCTAAGAATAGGGTCTAATGTATTGTACTAACATCGTATGATAACTTAAGATTTTGTTACATTGGTTAATAATAGGCTAATGGGATCTGATTGGAAAAAATGATGAAGGGTTCCGGCATTCAAGCATGGAGTTATCGAAGAATTAAATGGGCCAGACATGTACATTACCGGCATTTAAACAGAAACTAATTGTTGTGATCACTAAAGAATAGATTTGCCGGTCTTGATTGACCAAAAGAAAACGGTCTGAACCACAGACCCTTGTTGTAGTTGGTGGGATCCACCAGTCAGAAAACGGGAAGGTGAGAACCGAGGAGGTGAAGACAATAATGGTATGGTAGTGTTTGATAGGGGAGGGAGATAAGAAAATTGACTTGGGTAGGCCAGCCCATTTCTGAATTTTCCTGCGTCTGGGACTGGGGGGAGTAATACAGCAGTACCTTTAATGCAACTTTGAAAAATGCTGCAAGAAAATCAGGCAGAGTTTAGTTTTCCCCTTTACCTGAGTCTAACACAATCAATTCTCTTTTTTGACTTGGAAAGAAAGAAGCAGGAGAGGAAAGGAAAGGTAATGAATGGAGACATGAGAAAGTGAAGGGAGGTGGGAGAGGGGAGTGGGACTTTGTGATGATGAAAGGAATTGAAAAGAATAGCCAACTAGCCCCAAGGCTGAGAGGGACTTAGTTTCTATTActactagtagtagtagtagcatGCAGCTCTAGATTTTTGAAGAAGATGGGTCATGGCCATGGGTGGGGGAAAGAAAGGAATGCCAGAAAACATAATAAGTAGTACTAACATAGATGATACACACGGCATGGTGGGGCGTCGGCTTGtttgtgtttttgtttgtttgtctgGCGTGTATATTTTTTGGCTGATTGGCTTCACTGTTGTTGGTGTTGGGTTGTCGTGGTGGACTCTGATAGCATGGATTTGTGGTGGTTTGGTGAAGTCATTAATTGCAAGGCTTTGAAACTTTCGGCTTCTTTGCTTTTGCACCATTTTGTTGCCAATGCCAATCATCAGCACCACTTCCTTAATGgtgatattattatttttttgccgTCAATTGTTGACTACTAAAATCCTATGGTAACAGTAAGATGGactttttgtccttttttttttttcttcctttcttcaacaaaatgatAGTAAAACGGTTGGACAGATTGTTCTTGCTCCTCttgtttttttcccttctttagTTAAACTTGATGTTTAGGACGAAAGGTTTTTACCAACCAGCTTTATACTTACTCTTTGTGTTCTCTAGTCTAGCTAAAAGAAACAAATCATTAGCTGATGGATGAATTAGGAATTCAGGATTTGGTTTCACATGGCTTGTTCGC
This portion of the Coffea arabica cultivar ET-39 chromosome 2e, Coffea Arabica ET-39 HiFi, whole genome shotgun sequence genome encodes:
- the LOC113730987 gene encoding VQ motif-containing protein 4, with amino-acid sequence MENSTRLQENQNPCLLPSPKSYSTNSSSSSTSSNGLHHHHHHGQLPPPPTPPPQAPVPITRSEPNNPYPTTFVQADTSSFKQVVQMLTGSSETAKLASGSSRPEPGSAPVKNHAIPPIKTGPKKEKSASRLYERRKSLMNFKLSPLAPGLVSRPEFSSNSPRPVTPEILSPSLLDITSLVLSPVTPLIPDPFNRSPHSGSSTNSNLDVEAEDKAIAQKGFYFHPSPSNTPRDSEPRLLPLFPVTSPRVSGSSRSDS